In the Colletotrichum lupini chromosome 1, complete sequence genome, one interval contains:
- a CDS encoding C2 domain-containing protein codes for MGLPSQLRLVYNLHPHPRQEHPRESGVVHGSKMNYDEHTVPTGGQHYSGRNRIPNIHEFVAQLDKEKRERDAAIEAEDKEHARIAKEAARQQQHNGNATQQQQQQQQQQNLQDTKDHVPEKPKGARKKTKTVRDPVTGKDVEIENPKENFKDVVENPHISVPNKNLGKDATVSTSPNQSGEEYRWAQDVTAPPDPVEPGSTTDVPIHSEKTNVNFFHTPSVSYEPMFEHLETRGNILCAGIFFAIVIVGKFFGGSLYGLLPLGACVASGVFLWIKDLITQGRNTEWSSEQARGETATVNLVPESVEWMNTAVGIMWNLINPEMFAGVADTLEDVMVASVPGVIENVRVADISQGSNPLRILSLRALPDSHVKDIKDEAHKQNQKNTDPNELAAMEQAGDFYNLEASVAYHAKPSGSDVSSKARNMGMQLVFYLGIRGLFGVPLPIWVELQGLVATARIRLQLTPEPPFLKTLTFTLMGIPKVQAGCTPMIEKGVNILNLPLISNFVNWAIGTAASMYVAPKSMTLDLSKMLQGDDIKKETLALGLLFIRIHKATGLSKQDRRGSEGGGSDPYITVAWSKFSKPQFCTRVIQDDLNPVFEESCGLLVTADLIKADEQLSVELWDSDRSSADDVVGKVELSIQKLIQHPGKMFPQVSKLAGVKAETSMPGELHWEVGFFGKTQFRKALRTDGKDVNLPPELRDKKELQDEKGTIENDMEDAVEHTPPDPLWPSGILSIVVHQIVGLELANVKGSNGKRKGREYEPARLDAGEVKEEQGSKLPSSYCTILVNDELIYKTRTKAVSSQPIFNAGTEKFIRDWRSGIVTITVRDSRNRQHDPIIGVVPLKLSDILRSGSEATRWYPLDGGVGYGRIRISLLFRSVELRLPPAQLGWDVGTFEFTSQQIIAAGYGKLKTKIRLRTGGSSSSIKRDACNKLEEQDGFSWDISGDEKHDKIRLPVRYRYRSPVFFEFYPPGKRHADAFASLWLQDFPDCEERDFDIPIFNCDKGLRLSQNYITQDNFKDIPDMKIEEIGRLRFKGRFSTGTDGDHVKFVTDNDSRETIETWEACFAEGVRGEEVRAEVPPAVQKLHDESLTQGRDVLAQTDPNEKEKWLSKDGTDWSTAFGKDPTQMMGGDNENQEDLNSEGRDDFDTDYDDDDNSSEPDLGLTDASTKDTRASSNGTRQSTDSNASAAPSDASQQSNGNGPVAAYKDYKSRSRDLHRQHRGLMQWRPMRNVQFAKDEAKFAIRKITKMGALNGRKPDVETEV; via the exons ATGGGATTGCCG TCTCAGCTACGACTGGTCTACAATCTTCATCCACATCCCAGACAAGAACACCCTAGAGAATCAGGCGTTGTCCATGGTAGCAAGATGAACTACGACGAACACACGGTGCCGACCGGCGGCCAACACTACAGCGGCCGAAACCGCATCCCCAACATTCACGAGTTCGTTGCCCAGCTCGACAAGGAGAAGCGCGAGCGCGACGCTGCCATTGAAGCCGAGGATAAGGAGCACGCGAGGATCGCCAAGGAGGCTGCCCGCCAGCAGCAACACAACGGCAACGCCacacagcagcaacagcaacagcaacaacaacaaaaTCTCCAAGACACAAAGGATCATGTCCCCGAGAAACCAAAAGGTGCTCGCAAGAAGACCAAGACCGTGCGGGATCCCGTCACTGGCAAGGATGTCGAGATTGAGAACCCAAAGGAAAACTTCAAGGACGTTGTTGAAAACCCTCAC ATATCCGTCCCCAACAAGAACCTCGGAAAGGACGCTACAGTCTCCACCTCCCCTAACCAGTCCGGCGAGGAGTACCGATGGGCCCAAGATGTCACGGCACCGCCCGACCCCGTCGAGCCCGGTAGCACCACCGACGTGCCCATTCACAGCGAGAAGACCAACGTGAACTTTTTCCACACCCCCAGCGTCAGCTACGAGCCCATGTTCGAGCACCTCGAGACACGCGGCAACATTTTGTGCGCTGGTATCTTCTTCGCCATCGTCATTGTCGGCAAGTTCTTTGGCGGCTCGCTCTATGGCCTGCTTCCTCTCGGAGCTTGCGTCGCCTCTGGTGTCTTTCTGTGGATAAAGGACCTCATCACGCAGGGGAGAAACACCGAATGGTCTAGTGAGCAGGCGCGTGGCGAAACAGCAACCGTCAACCTGGTCCCCGAATCCGTCGAG TGGATGAACACCGCCGTCGGCATCATGTGGAATCTTATTAACCCCGAGATGTTTGCTGGCGTTGCCGATACTCTCGAGGACGTCATGGTTGCCTCAGTGCCCGGCGTCATCGAAAACGTGCGCGTTGCCGACATCTCTCAGGGCAGCAACCCGCTCCGTATTCTCAGCTTGCGCGCCCTTCCCGATAGCCACGTCAAGGACATCAAGGACGAGGCCCACAAGCAGAACCAGAAGAACACTGACCCCAACGAACTGGCTGCCATGGAGCAGGCTGGTGACTTCTACAACCTGGAGGCCTCAGTTGCTTACCACGCGAAGCCGTCTGGCTCTGACGTTTCGTCAAAGGCTCGCAACATGGGAATGCAGCTTGTCTTTTACCTCGGTATTCGAGGTCTCTTTGGTGTCCCCCTCCCAATTT GGGTTGAACTTCAGGGACTTGTCGCCACCGCCCGTATCAGATTGCAGCTTACCCCTGAACCGCCGTTCCTCAAGACCCTCACTTTCACTCTGATGGGTATTCCCAAGGTTCAGGCTGGTTGCACGCCAATGATTGAAAAGGGAGTCAACATTCTGAACCTGCCTCTCATCTCCAACTTTGTCAACTGGGCCATCGGCACCGCCGCTTCAATGTACGTCGCTCCCAAGAGCATGACTCTTGACTTGAGCAAGATGCTGCAAGGCGACGACATCAAGAAGGAGACGCTTGCGCTCGGACTACTATTCATCCGTATCCACAAGGCAACGGGCCTCAGCAAGCAAGACCGCCGGGGCAGTGAGGGCGGAGGCTCCGACCCCTACATCACCGTCGCCTGGAGCAAGTTCTCCAAGCCCCAGTTCTGTACCCGTGTCATCCAGGATGATCTCAACCCCGTCTTCGAAGAGAGCTGCGGTCTGTTGGTCACAGCCGACTTGATCAAGGCGGATGAACAACTTTCGGTTGAACTTTGGGACAGCGATCGCTCATCTGCGGACGATGTCGTTGGCAAGGTCGAGTTGAGCATTCAGAAACTCATTCAGCACCCCGGCAAGATGTTCCCCCAGGTTTCCAAGCTTGCTGGCGTCAAGGCCGAGACCTCTATGCCTGGCGAGCTGCACTGGGAGGTTGGCTTCTTCGGCAAGACCCAGTTCCGCAAGGCTCTTCGTACCGATGGCAAGGACGTCAATCTGCCTCCTGAACTGAGGGACAAGAAGGAGCTTCAGGACGAAAAGGGCACGATTGAAAACGACATGGAGGATGCTGTCGAGCACACTCCTCCCGACCCTCTCTGGCCCTCTGGCATTCTCAGCATCGTCGTCCACCAGATTGTTGGATTGGAGCTCGCCAATGTGAAGGGTTCCAACGGCAAGCGCAAGGGACGCGAGTACGAACCTGCGCGCCTCGACGCTGGCGAAGTCAAGGAGGAACAGGGCAGCAAACTGCCAAGTTCCTACTGCACAATTCTCGTCAACGATGAACTTATCTACAAGACACGTACAAAGGCGGTCTCCTCGCAACCCATCTTCAACGCCGGTACCGAAAAGTTCATCCGCGATTGGAGGTCTGGCATTGTGACAATCACTGTCCGCGACTCCCGCAACAGGCAACACGATCCCATCATTGGCGTGGTCCCTCTAAAGCTTTCCGATATTTTGCGATCTGGAAGTGAAGCCACAAGATGGTACCCTCTCGATGGCGGAGTTGGATACGGAAGAATCCGCATTTCCCTTCTCTTCAGGTCTGTTGAACTGCGTCTGCCTCCTGCTCAGCTTGGCTGGGATGTGGGTACATTCGAGTTCACGTCTCAGCAAATCATTGCTGCTGGCTACGGTAAACTGAAGACCAAGATTCGCCTTCGTACTGGTGGCAGCTCTTCTAGCATCAAGCGAGACGCTTGTAACAAGCTGGAGGAGCAAGACGGCTTTTCCTGGGACATCAGTGGCGATGAGAAGCATGACAAGATCCGTCTTCCTGTTCGCTACCGCTACAGATCCCCAGTCTTCTTCGAGTTTTACCCTCCCGGCAAGCGTCATGCCGACGCCTTTGCGTCACTGTGGCTCCAGGACTTCCCGGATTGCGAGGAACGCGACTTTGATATTCCCATCTTCAACTGCGACAAGGGTCTGCGCCTGTCACAGAACTATATCACCCAGGACAACTTCAAAGACATCCCTGACATGAAGATTGAAGAAATTGGTCGACTTAGATTCAAGGGTCGTTTCTCCACTGGTACCGATGGTGATCACGTCAAGTTTGTCACTGACAACGATTCGCGTGAGACAATCGAGACCTGGGAGGCCTGTTTTGCGGAGGGAGTACGAGGCGAGGAGGTCCGAGCCGAAGTGCCCCCTGCTGTTCAGAAGCTGCATGATGAGTCTCTTACCCAAGGCCGCGATGTCCTAGCTCAGACCGACCCGAATGAGAAAGAAAAGTGGCTCTCCAAGGACGGAACCGATTGGAGCACTGCCTTTGGAAAAGATCCCACGCAGATGATGGGTGGCGATAACGAGAATCAGGAAGACCTGAACTCGGAGGGACGTGATGATTTTGATACGGATTACGACGATGATGATAACAGCAGTGAGCCGGATCTCGGGCTCACAGACGCCAGCACTAAAGACACCAGAGCGAGCAGCAACGGCACACGTCAATCAACAGACAGCAACGCGAGTGCGGCTCCCTCAGACGCATCTCAGCAAAGCAACGGAAACGGACCTGTTGCCGCCTACAAGGACTACAAGAGCAGGAGCAGAGACCTGCACCGTCAACATCGGGGTCTGATGCAGTGGCGTCCGATGCGTAATGTGCAGTTCGCCAAGGACGAGGCCAAGTTTGCGATCCGGAAGATTACCAAGATGGGTGCTCTCAACGGTCGCAAGCCCGATGTCGAGACCGAAGTCTAA